In Streptomyces hawaiiensis, one genomic interval encodes:
- a CDS encoding aldo/keto reductase, protein MPQLGFGVWQVPDDEAETAVAAALEAGYRSIDTAAIYGNEEGTGKAIAAAGLPREELFVTTKLWNADQGYDSTLRAFDTSLEKLGLDYVDLYLIHWPTPERALYVDTYKAFEKLHADGRIRAIGVSNFLPEHLEKLIGETSVVPAVNQIELHPHLQQQAAREYHAERGIATEAWSPLGQGKGLLEVPAIVAIARKHDRTPAQVVLRWHLQLGNVVIPKSVTPSRIKENIEVFDFSLDDEDLAAISALNEDRRLGPDPAEFNGA, encoded by the coding sequence ATGCCCCAGCTGGGCTTCGGCGTCTGGCAGGTGCCGGACGACGAGGCCGAGACGGCCGTCGCGGCGGCGCTGGAGGCCGGGTACCGCAGCATCGACACCGCGGCGATCTACGGCAACGAGGAGGGCACCGGCAAGGCCATCGCCGCCGCCGGTCTCCCCCGCGAGGAGCTCTTCGTCACCACGAAGCTCTGGAACGCCGACCAGGGATACGACTCCACGCTGCGCGCCTTCGACACGTCGCTGGAGAAGCTCGGCCTGGACTACGTCGACCTGTACCTGATCCACTGGCCGACGCCGGAGCGGGCTCTGTACGTCGACACCTACAAGGCGTTCGAGAAGCTGCACGCCGACGGCCGGATCCGGGCCATCGGTGTCTCCAACTTCCTTCCCGAGCACCTGGAGAAGCTGATCGGTGAGACGTCGGTCGTCCCGGCGGTGAACCAGATCGAGCTGCACCCCCACCTCCAGCAGCAGGCCGCCCGTGAGTACCACGCGGAGCGGGGCATCGCCACGGAGGCGTGGTCGCCGCTCGGCCAGGGCAAGGGCCTGCTGGAGGTCCCCGCGATCGTGGCCATCGCCCGCAAGCACGACCGCACCCCGGCCCAGGTGGTGCTGCGGTGGCACCTCCAGCTGGGCAACGTGGTGATCCCGAAGTCCGTGACGCCGTCGCGGATCAAGGAGAACATCGAGGTCTTCGACTTCAGCCTCGACGACGAGGACCTGGCGGCGATCAGCGCCCTGAACGAGGACCGGCGTCTGGGCCCGGACCCGGCGGAGTTCAACGGAGCCTGA
- a CDS encoding class I SAM-dependent methyltransferase — MAHRHDHDHDHDHKPEHGRHHGHTDLDWAEMGPMLESSAELFAPLYERALGWLAKEVTEPGLIVDAGSGPGVVSCLFAETFPGARIVAVDGSEPLLERARARAERQGVADRFSTLAGELPDVLGELDYPADLLWASRSLHHLGDQRAALAAFAARLAPGGTLALLEGGLPPRFLPRDIGIGRPGLQARIDAVESEWFTRMRTELPGHVAETEDWPVLLAAAGLKHTRTHSFLLDLPAPASDRARAYVVASLSHMRDKLAEGLDAEDLATVDRLLDPDDEASLHRRPDVFVLEAHTVHTAVRPA; from the coding sequence ATGGCGCACCGGCACGACCACGACCACGACCACGACCACAAGCCTGAGCACGGCCGTCATCACGGCCACACAGACCTCGACTGGGCCGAGATGGGCCCGATGCTGGAGTCCTCGGCGGAGCTCTTCGCGCCCCTGTACGAGCGGGCACTGGGCTGGCTGGCGAAGGAGGTGACCGAGCCGGGCCTGATCGTCGACGCGGGCAGCGGGCCGGGCGTCGTGTCGTGCCTGTTCGCGGAGACGTTCCCGGGTGCGCGGATCGTGGCCGTGGACGGCTCCGAGCCGCTGCTCGAACGGGCCCGGGCGCGGGCCGAGCGGCAGGGGGTCGCCGACCGCTTCAGCACCCTGGCCGGGGAACTCCCCGATGTCCTCGGCGAGTTGGACTATCCGGCGGACCTGCTGTGGGCGAGTCGCAGCCTGCACCACCTCGGCGACCAGCGGGCGGCACTCGCCGCGTTCGCGGCACGGCTGGCACCCGGCGGCACGCTGGCTCTCCTGGAGGGCGGTCTGCCCCCGCGGTTCCTGCCGCGCGACATCGGCATCGGCAGGCCCGGCCTCCAGGCGCGGATCGACGCCGTGGAGTCGGAGTGGTTCACCCGGATGCGCACCGAGCTGCCCGGGCACGTCGCCGAGACGGAGGACTGGCCGGTGCTGCTGGCCGCCGCGGGCCTCAAGCACACGAGGACGCACAGCTTCCTGCTCGACCTCCCGGCGCCCGCCTCGGACCGGGCGCGTGCGTATGTCGTGGCGTCCCTGTCGCACATGCGCGACAAGCTCGCCGAGGGGCTCGACGCCGAGGACCTCGCGACCGTCGACCGTCTGCTCGACCCCGACGACGAGGCCAGCCTGCACCGCCGCCCGGACGTGTTCGTGCTGGAGGCCCACACGGTGCACACGGCGGTCCGGCCCGCGTAG
- a CDS encoding AMP-dependent synthetase/ligase → MREFTNPPLALAPPVGGLADVVFEHAQEDPLYIALGRKDESGQWRDVTSAEFRDEVLALAKGLLASGIRFGDRVAIMSRTRYEWTLFDYALWTIGAQVVPVYPTSSAEQCFWMLYDAEVTAAVVEHEDHAMTIATVIDRLPQLRRLWQLDSGAVHELYDAGAHLDDEVVHRHRQAVTPDSVATIIYTSGTTGRPKGCVLTHGNFMYEADTVIERWEPVFHSRRGDEAATLLFLPLAHVFGRMVQVAGIRGKVKFGHQPQLNAAALLPDLAAFKPTFFLAVPYIFEKVFNAARRKAEKEGRSGPFEKAVDIAIKYADAMEAKAWGTGPGPSAGLRMQHQLFDKLVYAKIRAAMGGRIKHAMSGGSAMDRRLGLFFAGAGVHIYEGYGLTESTAAATANPPARTRFGTVGQPIPGMTVHIADDGEIWLHGENVFQGYLNNQKATDATLHDGWLATGDLGALDGDGFLTITGRKKEILVTSGGKSVSPGVLEERVRDHPLVNQCILVGNDRPYIAALVTLDQEAVEHWLAMRAKPQLSPAELVRDADLETEVRRAVVAANTLVSQAESIRTFRILAQPFTEEHGLLTPSLKLKRKAIEKAYENEVEALYRA, encoded by the coding sequence TTGCGCGAGTTCACCAACCCTCCGTTGGCGTTGGCACCTCCGGTGGGCGGTCTGGCCGACGTGGTCTTCGAGCATGCCCAGGAAGACCCGCTGTACATCGCGCTGGGCCGCAAGGACGAGTCCGGCCAGTGGCGGGACGTCACCAGCGCGGAGTTCCGCGACGAGGTGCTCGCCCTGGCCAAAGGCCTGCTGGCGAGCGGCATCCGGTTCGGCGACCGGGTCGCGATCATGTCCCGCACGCGCTACGAGTGGACCCTGTTCGACTACGCGCTGTGGACGATCGGCGCCCAGGTCGTACCGGTCTACCCGACGTCCTCGGCCGAGCAGTGCTTCTGGATGCTGTACGACGCCGAGGTGACGGCCGCGGTCGTGGAGCACGAGGACCACGCGATGACGATCGCCACCGTCATCGACCGGCTGCCCCAGCTGCGCCGGCTGTGGCAGCTCGACTCGGGCGCCGTGCACGAGCTCTACGATGCGGGCGCGCACCTCGACGACGAGGTGGTGCACCGCCACCGGCAGGCCGTCACACCCGACTCGGTCGCCACGATCATCTACACCTCGGGCACCACCGGCCGTCCCAAGGGCTGTGTCCTCACACACGGCAACTTCATGTACGAGGCGGACACCGTCATCGAGCGCTGGGAGCCGGTGTTCCACTCCAGGCGCGGCGACGAGGCGGCGACCCTGCTGTTCCTGCCGCTCGCGCACGTCTTCGGGCGGATGGTCCAGGTCGCGGGGATCCGCGGCAAGGTGAAGTTCGGCCATCAGCCGCAGCTGAACGCGGCGGCCCTGCTGCCGGACCTCGCCGCGTTCAAGCCGACGTTCTTCCTGGCGGTGCCGTACATCTTCGAGAAGGTGTTCAACGCGGCCCGCCGCAAGGCCGAGAAGGAGGGCCGCTCCGGCCCCTTCGAGAAGGCCGTCGACATCGCGATCAAGTACGCGGACGCGATGGAGGCCAAGGCCTGGGGCACCGGCCCCGGCCCGTCGGCGGGCCTGCGCATGCAGCACCAGCTGTTCGACAAGCTGGTCTACGCCAAGATCCGCGCCGCGATGGGCGGCCGCATCAAGCACGCCATGTCCGGCGGCTCGGCGATGGACCGCCGGCTCGGCCTGTTCTTCGCCGGCGCGGGCGTGCACATCTACGAGGGCTACGGCCTGACGGAGTCCACGGCCGCCGCGACCGCCAACCCGCCCGCGCGTACCCGCTTCGGCACGGTCGGACAGCCCATCCCCGGCATGACCGTGCACATCGCGGACGACGGCGAGATCTGGCTGCACGGCGAGAACGTCTTCCAGGGGTACCTCAACAACCAGAAGGCCACCGACGCGACCCTGCACGACGGCTGGCTCGCCACCGGGGACCTCGGCGCGCTGGACGGGGACGGCTTCCTCACCATCACCGGCCGCAAGAAGGAGATCCTGGTCACATCCGGTGGCAAGAGCGTTTCGCCCGGAGTGCTGGAGGAACGCGTCCGGGACCATCCGCTGGTCAACCAGTGCATCCTCGTCGGCAACGACCGCCCGTACATCGCCGCCCTGGTGACCCTCGACCAGGAGGCCGTGGAGCACTGGCTGGCCATGCGGGCCAAGCCACAGCTGTCCCCGGCGGAGCTGGTGCGTGACGCGGATCTGGAGACGGAGGTGCGCCGCGCGGTGGTCGCCGCCAACACCCTTGTCTCGCAGGCCGAGTCGATCCGCACCTTCCGCATACTGGCCCAGCCGTTCACGGAGGAGCACGGGTTGCTGACCCCGTCCCTGAAGCTGAAGCGGAAGGCGATCGAGAAGGCGTACGAGAACGAGGTCGAGGCGCTCTACCGGGCGTGA